The Panicum virgatum strain AP13 chromosome 5K, P.virgatum_v5, whole genome shotgun sequence genome has a window encoding:
- the LOC120705619 gene encoding LOW QUALITY PROTEIN: potassium channel KAT2-like (The sequence of the model RefSeq protein was modified relative to this genomic sequence to represent the inferred CDS: deleted 2 bases in 2 codons), producing MEDVSNIFHNDLLPSLGARANQSIKLKKFIISPYDLRYRIWETFLLVLVVYSAWICPFELAFLRHLSWELFLIETIVDSIFAIDIILTFFIAYLDQKSYLLVDTPKRIAARYISAWFIFDVCSTIPNQPFGLLFKKHANGLAYRMLDMLRLWRLRRLSALFARLEKDIRLNYYWIRCIKLISVTIFAVHCAGCFNYLIADRYPNPARTWIGAAIPNYRSESLWVRYVTSIYWSITTLTTTGYGDLHAENPREMLFSTCYRPKFFLYMLFNLGLTAYIIGNMTNLVVQGSCRTRNFRDTIHAASQFAARNQLPKHIRDEMLAHICLRYKTEGLKQKETLDSLPKGMRSSIAHHLFFPIIEKVYLFRGVSFICMLQLVTAMEAEYFPPRELVILQNEAPTDVYILISGAVEERIEMDEGEKVQVVLSTGEIFGEIGALCNVRQPFTVCTTKVSQLLRVSTSVLKTIIGDNKEDEQIVLSNIFQKIGRDPIFSAEFMAKSMHNQHFRKYNSCSTLNRVSQENESEGRGRFTSCCGDELCKKLDETDRHEPLHKTANHGDCNRIINYLNAKSGGIEKHIPTKTMCTESTDKGKADVHQPKLTDSSNTGSKKAHVITQNTKEHTKIRQSRIPDKMLAFSAPGDFQEITDKYTEGGTCSYKDGGSVVIENKRVTIHGYSQKNTNFKVPCAKVINLPGSMDELFTVASQKFMGYCPTKLFNQEFAEIDDITVIRDGDHLFLMES from the exons ATGGAAGATGTTAGCAATATATTCCACAATGATCTACTCCCATCTCTAGGAGCAAGAGCAAACCAATCTATCAAGTTGAAGAAATTCATCATTTCTCCTTATGATCTGCGTTACAG AATCTGGGAGacgttcttgcttgttcttgttgtttacTCCGCATGGATCTGCCCATTTGAACTAGCATTTCTGAGACATCTCTCATGGGAACTTTTTCTTATTGAGACTATTGTCGATAGTATCTTCGCAATAGATATCATTCTCACT TTTTTTATAGCATATCTGGATCAGAAATCGTATCTTCTAGTGGATACTCCAAAAAGGATTGCAGCTAG ATATATCTCCGCGTGGTTCATATTTGACGTTTGTTCAACAATTCCAAATCAACCATTTGGGCTACTATTTAAAAAACATGCAAATGGCCTTGCCTATAGGATGCTTGACATGCTTCGGTTATGGCGCCTCCGACGCCTCAGTGCTTTATTTGCCAG GCTCGAAAAGGATATCAGATTGAACTACTACTGGATAAGATGCATCAAACTAATTTCT GTTACTATTTTTGCAGTACATTGTGCAGGATGCTTCAATTACTTAATAGCTGATAGATACCCTAATCCAGCGAGAACCTGGATAGGAGCAGCAATACCAAACTACAGATCAGAgagcctatgggttagatacGTTACATCAATTTATTGGTCCATTACAACACTCACAACAACTGGTTATGGGGACTTGCATGCAGAGAATCCAAGAGAGATGCTATTTAGTACATGCTACAGGCCTAAG ttttttttgtACATGCTCTTTAATCTGGGACTGACAGCGTACATCATAGGTAACATGACAAACCTGGTTGTCCAGGGAAGTTGCCGTACCAGAAATTTT AGAGACACAATCCATGCTGCTTCCCAGTTTGCTGCAAGAAATCAGTTACCTAAACACATAAGGGATGAAATGCTAGCTCATATCTGCCTAAGGTATAAGACAGAGGGTCTGAAACAGAAGGAAACTTTGGACAGTCTCCCAAAAGGAATGCGATCAAGCATAGCACACCATTTATTCTTCCCCATCATCGAAAAAGTCTATCTTTTCCGTGGTGTTTCTTTTATTTGCATGCTCCAACTG GTCACTGCAATGGAAGCAGAGTACTTTCCACCCAGAGAACTTGTCATATTACAAAATGAAGCACCGACAGATGTTTACATATTAATTTCAGGAGCGGTG GAAGAGCGGATTGAGATGGATGAGGGTGAAAAG GTTCAGGTAGTACTGTCCACTGGTGAAATATTTGGTGAAATCGGGGCTCTCTGTAATGTTCGCCAGCCATTTACAGTCTGTACAACCAAAGTTTCACAACTTCTGAGGGTGAGCACATCCGTGCTAAAAACTATTATTGGGGATAACAAGGAAGACGAACAAATTGTACTGAGCAATATATTCCAG AAAATAGGCAGAGATCCAATATTCTCTGCTGAGTTCATGGCGAAATCAATGCACAATCAACACTTCAGAAAGTATAATAGttgttccaccttgaaccgagtCAGTCAAGAAAATGAATCAGAAGGCAGAGGAAGATTTACATCATGTTGTGGAGATGAGCTCTGT AAAAAACTTGACGAAACGGATAGACATGAACCACTTCATAAGACTGCAAATCACGGTGACTGCAACAGAATAATCAATTATTTGAATGCTAAAAGTGGAGGCATAGAAAAACATATTCCTACAAAAACGATGTGTACAGAGTCTACGGACAAAGGAAAGGCAGATGTTCATCAACCTAAGTTGACTGATAGTAGCAACACAGGATCTAAGAAGGCTCATGTCATTACCCAAAACACAAAGGAACACACGAAAATCAGGCAGTCAAGGATCCCTGACAAGATGCTTGCATTCTCGGCGCCTGGGGACTTTCAGGAGATAACTGATAAGTACACAGAAGGTGGCACATGTTCATATAAGGATGGTGGTTCTGTGGTTATAGAAAATAAAAGAGTGACGATTCATGGGTATTCACAGAAGAACACAAATTTCAAGGTCCCATGTGCAAAAGTTATAAATCTACCAGGATCTATGGATGAATTATTCACTGTAGCGA GTCAGAAGTTTATGGGTTATTGTCCCACAAAACTGTTCAACCAAGAATTTGCAGAAATTGATGATATTACTGTTATTCGAGATGGCGACCATTTATTTCTTATGGAGTCTTGA
- the LOC120705618 gene encoding uncharacterized protein LOC120705618 encodes MGSQAIEAHRAGAEVYSGAALCADKSTELLAEVHLPLGLLPLADMEEVGYNRSTGFVWLRQKKALTHTFKQIGRQVSYAAEVTAFVENRRMKRMTGVKTKELLIWVTLSDMFVEKDDPSKITFKTPTGLGRTFPVAAFAKEGDDGKAKPKEAAPAANGKEPAAAVSGK; translated from the coding sequence ATGGGGTCGCAGGCCATCGAGGCGCACCGCGCGGGCGCGGAGGTGTacagcggcgcggcgctgtGCGCGGACAAGTCGACGGAGCTGCTGGCGGAGGTGCACCTCCCGCTGGGCCTGCTCCCGCTCGCCGACATGGAGGAGGTCGGCTACAACCGCTCCACCGGCTTCGTCTGGCTCCGCCAGAAGAAGGCCCTCACCCACACCTTCAAGCAGATCGGCCGCCAGGTCTCGTACGCCGCCGAGGTCACCGCCTTCGTCGAGAACCGCAGGATGAAGCGCATGACCGGGGTCAAGACCAAGGAGCTCCTCATCTGGGTCACCCTCTCCGACATGTTCGTCGAGAAGGACGACCCCTCCAAGATCACCTTCAAGACGCCCACCGGGCTCGGCAGGACCTTCCCCGTCGCCGCCTTCGCcaaggagggagacgacggcaaGGCCAAGCCCAAGGAGGCGGCCCCAGCAGCCAACGGCaaggagcccgccgccgccgtcagcggTAAGTAA